One part of the Paenibacillus silvisoli genome encodes these proteins:
- a CDS encoding carbohydrate ABC transporter permease, which translates to MKPTTVKAIKNELSAYAFISPFLIIFTLLVVVPVVSAIYLSFTDFNSIQTPKFIGLTNYVNLITQDNAFMMYVLPNTLKFALLVGPGGYLLSFWLAWLLAQIPRKSRTVLALAIYSPSLTAAIAMAVVWLVIFSGNASGYLNNFLMSLSIINEPIQWTQSPHYLMPIMVTVSLWNSMGVGFLAMLAGILNINGEMYEAGYIDGIRNRLQEVWYITIPSMKPQMLFGAVMAVVGTFQAGAIGVQLSGANPTPQNAGQLMINHIEDYGFLRYDMGYASAVSVVLLIIVYGFSKLCWRLFGEND; encoded by the coding sequence ATGAAGCCGACAACCGTGAAAGCTATAAAAAATGAACTGAGCGCTTATGCGTTTATCAGTCCGTTTCTCATTATTTTTACGCTGCTCGTCGTCGTACCGGTCGTTTCGGCTATCTACCTGTCGTTTACGGATTTCAACTCGATCCAGACGCCGAAATTCATCGGGCTGACCAACTACGTCAACCTGATTACGCAGGACAACGCGTTTATGATGTACGTCCTGCCTAACACGCTGAAATTCGCGCTGCTCGTCGGTCCGGGAGGATACTTGCTATCCTTCTGGCTCGCCTGGCTATTGGCGCAAATTCCGCGTAAATCCCGGACCGTGCTGGCATTGGCGATTTATTCGCCATCGCTGACAGCCGCCATTGCGATGGCGGTCGTATGGCTGGTCATTTTCAGCGGTAACGCATCGGGTTATTTGAACAACTTCTTAATGAGCTTGTCCATCATTAACGAGCCGATTCAATGGACGCAATCGCCGCATTACTTGATGCCGATCATGGTTACCGTATCGCTCTGGAACAGTATGGGCGTCGGCTTCCTGGCGATGCTGGCCGGTATCCTCAACATTAACGGCGAGATGTATGAAGCAGGCTATATCGATGGCATTCGTAACCGTCTCCAAGAGGTGTGGTATATTACGATTCCGAGCATGAAGCCGCAGATGCTGTTCGGTGCCGTTATGGCCGTCGTCGGCACGTTCCAAGCCGGCGCGATCGGCGTACAGCTGTCGGGCGCGAACCCGACGCCGCAAAATGCCGGTCAGCTGATGATCAACCATATCGAGGACTATGGCTTCCTTCGTTACGATATGGGGTACGCGTCAGCGGTATCCGTCGTATTGCTCATCATTGTTTACGGGTTTTCCAAGCTGTGCTGGCGTTTGTTCGGCGAGAACGACTAA
- a CDS encoding extracellular solute-binding protein — protein MKFKPLLAMMTVLSLLASATVPAAYVGSSVAAAEGNAAPDQEKTDNSDILGDLFGGKGEISSGGSKAEDNGGQGQSAEEEEEDSPVKKVTEDSYRDVLKGWNDNGIKDATSGEIVIHPNQFATPNGQAALTSDSNGYDEPVFSWNDDIPSIELKVNAPQEGLYQIRIDYYSTSEKIIPVERAIEVNGKYPFFEARRVVLPKLWADESEQFDRDALGNETPASQKQIKQWQTAALMDASYLSPEPLRFQLKQGLNSIKLTNLRETALIGKIVISAPAVLPSYAQYGKDNSLPKAEKTLITVEAEHPQSKSEPSIRAIASGDATVVPHRDGKVTLNTLGGETVATSGNAEENEQSWQIPGQRATWKVKVDQAGSYQLAFKYLQTGKTSMPVYRTLMIDGKVPFQEVNEYAFPYTKDWRNEILSDKAGKPFQFALEPGEHEISLIADASPYGPVVETIRNVMWDINTLALEIKMATGNTMDVNRDWDITGQMPDLPEKLQGFADTLRKQYDALKALAGQNPDQASNFLVAAETLDNLAKEPEKIPYQFNRLSEGSGSVLQTLGVINAKLPNQPLQLDRFYIYQDNKLPSEKASFFKSLWNSITTFFKSFNTDYSQVTADDKESLQIWVNRSRQNVMQMQQLVNSEFTKKTGIKVTLSIMPDEGKLVLASAAGNAPDAALGVSNYIPFRLAARGALADMNQFQGYDEVKSRFSPGALVPVTFDNKLYALPETQSFWVLFYRKDILDALNIPVPDTMEEVKQILPELQRFGMNFYLPLSATGGFKPYNNTVPFIYQHGGKLYTEDGTKSAIDQDEALAGLKQMTDMFTVYSVPLQVPSFYNQFRDGSLPIGIADAGTYIQLTAAAPELAGWWKIAPYPGVKGKDGVVNRTAPGTGATAIMFNSSKKKDDTWKFLQWWTSEEAQVRFGNDLEAIYGPTYKWNTANLSAFSQLNWPKEDIEVIQEQWKWLWDIPRFFGDYMVEREISDAWNKVVFDGYNARRAMEDAVINGNREIKKQLTDFGYLKNGKVVKPLTVPVMPNMSEMVKEGEQK, from the coding sequence ATGAAGTTCAAACCATTGTTAGCGATGATGACAGTACTCTCTCTCTTGGCTTCCGCCACAGTACCCGCAGCTTATGTAGGCAGCTCCGTAGCGGCTGCGGAAGGAAACGCGGCGCCTGATCAGGAGAAGACGGACAACTCGGATATTTTGGGCGACTTGTTCGGCGGCAAGGGAGAAATTTCGTCCGGCGGCAGCAAAGCCGAGGACAACGGCGGCCAAGGCCAATCGGCCGAAGAGGAAGAAGAGGATTCGCCGGTCAAGAAAGTGACGGAGGACTCCTACCGCGATGTCTTGAAGGGCTGGAATGACAACGGCATTAAAGACGCGACATCCGGCGAAATCGTCATTCATCCGAATCAGTTTGCGACACCGAACGGACAAGCGGCGCTGACGTCGGATTCGAATGGCTATGACGAGCCGGTGTTCTCATGGAATGACGATATTCCGTCGATTGAATTGAAGGTAAACGCTCCGCAAGAGGGGCTATATCAAATCCGCATCGATTACTACTCGACCTCCGAAAAAATCATTCCGGTCGAGCGCGCAATCGAAGTAAACGGCAAATATCCGTTCTTTGAAGCAAGACGCGTAGTACTTCCGAAACTATGGGCGGACGAGAGCGAGCAATTCGATCGCGATGCGCTCGGCAACGAAACGCCTGCGAGCCAGAAGCAAATCAAGCAATGGCAAACAGCCGCACTTATGGATGCGAGTTATTTATCCCCGGAACCGCTGCGGTTCCAACTGAAGCAAGGCCTGAACAGCATTAAACTGACGAACTTGCGGGAAACGGCGCTTATCGGCAAAATTGTCATCAGCGCGCCTGCCGTGCTGCCTTCGTATGCACAATACGGGAAAGACAATTCCTTGCCTAAAGCGGAAAAAACGTTGATTACTGTGGAAGCTGAGCATCCGCAATCGAAATCCGAACCGTCCATCCGTGCCATCGCAAGCGGCGATGCCACCGTCGTGCCTCACCGTGACGGTAAAGTAACGCTGAACACGCTTGGCGGTGAAACGGTCGCAACGAGCGGCAATGCGGAGGAGAACGAGCAATCGTGGCAGATTCCAGGTCAACGTGCGACATGGAAAGTGAAAGTCGATCAGGCAGGCTCCTACCAACTAGCCTTTAAATACTTGCAAACCGGGAAGACAAGCATGCCTGTATATCGGACTTTGATGATAGATGGTAAAGTGCCATTCCAAGAAGTGAATGAGTACGCGTTCCCATACACCAAAGACTGGCGCAATGAAATATTGTCGGACAAAGCCGGCAAGCCGTTCCAATTTGCGCTGGAGCCGGGCGAACACGAAATTTCGCTGATCGCCGACGCTTCTCCATACGGACCGGTCGTGGAAACGATTCGGAACGTGATGTGGGATATCAATACGTTAGCGCTGGAAATCAAGATGGCGACAGGCAATACGATGGACGTCAACCGAGACTGGGACATCACGGGTCAAATGCCTGATTTGCCGGAGAAGCTGCAAGGCTTCGCCGATACGCTTCGCAAACAGTACGATGCGCTGAAAGCGCTGGCGGGCCAGAACCCGGACCAAGCGAGCAACTTTCTAGTCGCAGCCGAAACGCTCGACAATTTGGCGAAGGAACCGGAGAAGATTCCGTATCAATTCAACCGGTTGTCGGAAGGCTCCGGCTCTGTGCTTCAAACGCTTGGCGTCATTAACGCGAAGCTGCCGAATCAGCCGCTGCAGCTTGACCGGTTCTATATTTACCAGGATAACAAGCTTCCGAGCGAGAAGGCGAGCTTCTTCAAATCGCTATGGAACAGCATCACGACATTCTTCAAATCGTTCAATACGGATTACTCGCAAGTAACCGCGGACGATAAGGAATCGCTGCAAATTTGGGTCAACCGCTCGCGTCAGAACGTGATGCAGATGCAGCAGCTGGTAAACTCCGAATTTACGAAGAAAACGGGCATCAAAGTTACGCTTTCGATTATGCCGGACGAAGGCAAGCTCGTTCTTGCCAGCGCCGCAGGCAATGCGCCGGACGCCGCGCTTGGCGTCAGTAACTACATTCCGTTCCGTCTGGCTGCGCGCGGCGCGCTAGCCGACATGAATCAATTCCAGGGCTACGATGAAGTGAAAAGCCGCTTCTCGCCTGGCGCGCTCGTTCCGGTCACGTTCGACAACAAGCTGTACGCGCTGCCGGAAACGCAAAGCTTCTGGGTGTTGTTCTACCGGAAGGACATTTTGGACGCGCTGAATATTCCGGTGCCGGATACGATGGAAGAAGTGAAGCAAATTTTGCCGGAGCTGCAACGTTTCGGGATGAACTTCTATCTTCCGCTATCGGCAACCGGCGGGTTTAAACCTTATAACAACACCGTACCGTTCATCTATCAGCACGGCGGTAAATTGTATACGGAAGACGGCACGAAATCGGCCATCGATCAGGACGAAGCGCTTGCCGGTCTGAAGCAAATGACGGATATGTTTACGGTTTACAGCGTACCGCTTCAAGTACCGAGCTTCTACAACCAGTTCCGTGACGGAAGCTTGCCGATCGGCATCGCCGACGCCGGTACGTACATTCAATTGACCGCCGCGGCTCCCGAGCTTGCCGGCTGGTGGAAGATCGCGCCTTATCCGGGCGTTAAAGGCAAGGACGGCGTCGTCAACCGGACGGCTCCGGGAACAGGCGCAACCGCGATCATGTTCAACAGCAGCAAGAAGAAGGACGACACGTGGAAATTCCTGCAATGGTGGACGTCAGAAGAAGCGCAGGTTCGTTTCGGTAACGACCTGGAAGCGATCTACGGTCCTACGTATAAGTGGAACACGGCAAACCTTTCCGCATTCAGCCAGCTCAACTGGCCGAAGGAAGATATCGAAGTCATTCAAGAGCAGTGGAAATGGCTCTGGGATATTCCTCGCTTCTTCGGCGACTACATGGTCGAGCGGGAAATCAGCGACGCATGGAACAAAGTCGTCTTCGACGGCTACAACGCAAGGCGCGCGATGGAAGACGCCGTCATTAACGGCAATCGCGAAATCAAGAAGCAGCTTACCGATTTCGGTTATTTGAAGAACGGAAAAGTCGTGAAACCGCTCACCGTTCCGGTCATGCCGAATATGTCTGAAATGGTTAAAGAAGGTGAACAGAAATGA
- a CDS encoding ABC transporter substrate-binding protein → MKMTKSMSLMMVLALSTTLAACGSGNNNTTNNTATNNTAATNETATNNTSTNTATEETPAEEPAATDEVVTITYGTWGDKADGGAEMKRIKAFEAAHPNIKVEIDKSMDWPWDEKLAAAAAANKLPDVTFLFNVPLAVGSGWLEDLTPYLEQDPDFSSDKIYGNLADTGKYNGKQFALPTGLFSWIMVINKDLFAKANIPVPGPNWTLSEMEEISKKLTNFNEQQFGIAGASGMGDVLIPNFNPSLGASTWDGTKYNYTDPAWADATNWALNFGGKDKSSLDSYTQEQKDKWYGKDIAGFNIGKVGMVYDATWSLGWYKDNLKFNWDVLPVPGVNGQKAGLVTDYAGVTKSSKHKKEAVEFLKWMTYSKDGWLNRIKDESPLASMPLVNDPEVWDAWLNQKFITPGTKEIVKAIPNGVLETFKYQPGFGDFTSKVKDKLNEQFKKGEKRPEDVAAELQTQAMDYYNKAMEKINEATK, encoded by the coding sequence ATGAAAATGACAAAGAGCATGTCGCTTATGATGGTTCTCGCTTTATCGACGACGCTGGCTGCTTGCGGCAGCGGCAATAACAACACAACGAACAATACAGCAACAAACAACACAGCTGCAACTAATGAAACGGCAACGAACAATACAAGCACGAATACGGCAACGGAAGAAACGCCTGCAGAAGAGCCTGCGGCAACGGATGAAGTCGTAACAATCACATACGGCACGTGGGGCGACAAAGCGGACGGCGGCGCTGAAATGAAGCGTATCAAAGCGTTTGAAGCGGCTCACCCGAACATTAAAGTCGAAATCGACAAATCGATGGACTGGCCTTGGGACGAGAAGCTGGCAGCTGCAGCGGCGGCTAACAAGCTTCCGGACGTTACATTCTTGTTCAACGTACCGCTTGCGGTAGGCAGCGGCTGGCTGGAAGATTTGACACCATATTTGGAACAAGATCCTGACTTCAGCTCGGACAAAATCTACGGAAACCTCGCTGACACAGGTAAATACAACGGCAAGCAATTTGCGCTGCCGACTGGCCTCTTCTCCTGGATTATGGTCATCAACAAAGATCTGTTTGCAAAAGCGAACATTCCGGTACCGGGTCCAAACTGGACGCTGTCCGAAATGGAAGAGATCTCCAAGAAGCTTACGAACTTCAATGAACAGCAATTCGGTATCGCAGGCGCGTCCGGCATGGGCGACGTTCTGATCCCTAACTTCAATCCTAGCCTTGGCGCATCGACTTGGGATGGAACGAAGTACAACTACACCGATCCGGCATGGGCGGATGCAACGAACTGGGCTCTGAACTTCGGCGGCAAAGACAAATCGTCGCTTGACAGCTACACGCAAGAGCAAAAAGACAAATGGTACGGCAAAGACATCGCCGGCTTCAACATCGGTAAAGTCGGTATGGTATACGACGCAACTTGGAGCTTGGGCTGGTACAAAGACAACCTGAAATTCAACTGGGACGTTCTGCCTGTTCCGGGCGTAAACGGACAAAAAGCAGGTCTGGTAACGGACTACGCCGGCGTAACGAAGAGCTCGAAGCATAAGAAAGAAGCCGTTGAATTCCTGAAATGGATGACGTACTCCAAAGACGGCTGGCTGAACCGCATTAAAGACGAATCTCCTCTAGCTTCGATGCCGCTTGTAAACGATCCTGAAGTTTGGGATGCATGGTTGAATCAAAAATTCATCACGCCGGGCACGAAAGAAATCGTTAAGGCGATTCCGAACGGCGTACTGGAAACGTTCAAATATCAACCGGGCTTCGGCGACTTCACGTCGAAAGTAAAAGACAAGCTTAACGAGCAGTTCAAGAAAGGCGAGAAGCGTCCTGAGGACGTAGCTGCCGAGCTGCAAACGCAAGCGATGGATTACTACAACAAAGCAATGGAAAAAATCAACGAAGCAACAAAATAA
- a CDS encoding LacI family DNA-binding transcriptional regulator: MMAATIKDVAKMAGVAVSTVSYALNNSPKISEETRRKVVKAAEALCYRPSGAARNLKKRKSETIGLFLNDLGGPFYSQVIEGIQEVVASHDYNLIVCSTYGGENSSANRFLREKFVDGAIIMGSAIHDSLILQVAAEAFPVVVLDRELKADYVHSVLVTNEQGAYDAVKHLIKLGRRKIEFLSGPTAAYDNAKRYDGYKRALIEHGLQVPAKISLQGRYLEAGGYQAAKVMMAGNRLPDAIFSANDGMAIGAIRALREGGIRVPEDIAVVGFDNISLGPFVRPALTTIGHSKYEMGAIATQLMFNVQKEGNSILLPTQLVIRQSCGFKQQDDEQGDTSILHEGRRGLG, from the coding sequence ATGATGGCTGCTACGATCAAAGATGTTGCAAAGATGGCCGGAGTTGCCGTATCAACCGTTTCTTACGCGCTGAATAACTCCCCTAAGATTAGCGAGGAGACGCGCAGAAAAGTGGTCAAAGCTGCGGAAGCGCTTTGTTATCGCCCAAGCGGCGCGGCACGTAACCTGAAGAAACGCAAGAGCGAAACAATCGGACTTTTCTTGAACGATTTGGGCGGTCCATTTTACAGTCAAGTCATTGAAGGGATCCAAGAGGTCGTTGCCTCCCACGATTACAATTTAATTGTTTGCAGTACATACGGCGGCGAGAACAGCTCCGCGAACCGTTTCCTGCGAGAAAAGTTCGTTGACGGCGCGATCATCATGGGATCGGCCATTCACGACAGCTTGATTCTCCAGGTTGCGGCGGAAGCGTTTCCGGTCGTCGTGCTCGACAGAGAATTGAAAGCGGATTACGTGCACAGCGTGCTCGTTACGAACGAGCAGGGCGCATACGATGCGGTCAAGCATCTCATCAAGCTCGGGCGCCGAAAGATCGAATTTTTGAGCGGACCGACGGCGGCTTACGATAACGCCAAACGGTACGATGGGTATAAGCGGGCGCTGATCGAGCATGGCCTGCAGGTACCTGCGAAAATCAGCTTGCAGGGCCGGTATTTGGAAGCGGGAGGCTATCAAGCGGCGAAGGTCATGATGGCAGGCAATCGGCTGCCGGACGCGATTTTCTCCGCGAATGACGGAATGGCGATCGGCGCCATACGCGCTTTGCGCGAAGGCGGAATACGGGTTCCGGAAGATATCGCGGTAGTCGGCTTCGACAACATTAGTCTTGGACCCTTCGTCAGGCCAGCGCTTACGACGATCGGCCATTCTAAATATGAAATGGGCGCGATTGCAACGCAGCTGATGTTCAATGTGCAGAAAGAAGGAAATTCCATTCTTCTGCCGACGCAGCTCGTTATCCGTCAATCGTGCGGCTTCAAGCAGCAAGATGACGAACAAGGCGATACATCCATACTCCATGAAGGGAGGCGAGGGCTAGGCTAG
- a CDS encoding glycoside hydrolase family 3 N-terminal domain-containing protein, with translation MDSKQAKKPFKLDAETEAAVEALLAQMTLQEKIGQLTQLGTFDEESDGELIEEGMVGSILGIRGADTANELQRIAVEESRLGIPLLFADDVIHGYRSTFPIPLAESSSWNLELLEETAAIAAREASSDGINWILAPMVDIARDARWGRIAEGAGEDTFLGSAVAAARVRGIQRNDWSDRPHIMACPKHFAAYGLAEGGRDYNTVDVSETRLRETYFPPFQAALDAGAGTIMAAFNEINGVPASGNRWLLKDVLQDEWGFNGFVVSDWESVDELVQHGFAADREQAGKLAANAGMHMDMHSLIFHEHLASLIDKGDVKLEVIDDAVRRILRVKHALGLFKHPYVDNKLAGEFMLHEEHVATAREMARQSVVLLKNENGTLPLQPSLKKLAVIGPLADHGEAQLGCWRGQGRPEDTVSLLSGIQALAHERKAEVLYVPGSGVLDGTDEALEQAIQAAKASDVAVLVLGENADMSGENNSRVSLELPAAQQRLLEAVHATGVPVVLVVVNGRPLTLEWADAHIPAIVNGWQLGIQAGPAIADILFGAANPSGKLTVTFPRHTGQVPISYNMKKTGRPHMRRYVDSDIAPLYAFGHGLSYTSFGYEELRIEQAEAKLGETVTVSAKVTNTGDRDGVEIVQLYICDEAASVTRPVKELKGFSRIPLKAGESATVSFTLSEEQLGFINQAHKFVVEPGIFKVWIGPSSAEGLEGSFEIIE, from the coding sequence ATGGATAGCAAACAAGCAAAAAAACCGTTCAAGCTGGACGCGGAAACGGAAGCCGCAGTCGAAGCGCTGCTGGCGCAAATGACGCTGCAGGAAAAGATCGGCCAGCTGACGCAGCTAGGCACCTTCGACGAGGAGTCCGACGGCGAGTTGATCGAAGAGGGCATGGTCGGCTCCATCCTTGGCATACGGGGCGCGGATACGGCCAACGAACTGCAGCGCATCGCGGTCGAGGAGTCCAGACTCGGCATTCCGCTGCTGTTTGCGGATGACGTCATTCACGGTTACCGGTCGACTTTCCCGATTCCGCTGGCGGAATCGAGCAGCTGGAACCTGGAGCTGCTGGAGGAAACGGCCGCCATCGCGGCGCGCGAAGCTTCCTCGGACGGCATTAACTGGATTCTCGCGCCGATGGTCGACATCGCGCGCGACGCGAGATGGGGCCGGATCGCCGAAGGCGCAGGGGAAGACACGTTCCTCGGCTCCGCGGTTGCCGCTGCCCGCGTAAGAGGGATTCAGCGCAACGACTGGTCGGACCGTCCGCATATTATGGCTTGTCCGAAGCATTTTGCCGCGTATGGCCTTGCCGAGGGCGGCCGCGACTATAACACGGTCGACGTGTCGGAGACGCGCTTGCGCGAAACGTATTTCCCGCCGTTCCAAGCGGCGCTCGACGCCGGCGCAGGCACGATTATGGCGGCGTTCAACGAGATCAACGGCGTGCCGGCTTCCGGCAACCGCTGGCTGCTCAAAGACGTGCTGCAAGACGAGTGGGGCTTTAACGGCTTCGTCGTCAGCGACTGGGAGTCGGTCGACGAGCTCGTGCAGCACGGCTTCGCGGCGGACCGCGAGCAGGCGGGCAAGCTTGCGGCGAATGCGGGCATGCATATGGACATGCATTCCCTGATCTTCCATGAGCACCTCGCCAGCCTGATCGATAAAGGCGACGTGAAGCTAGAAGTCATCGACGATGCGGTACGCCGTATATTGCGCGTGAAGCATGCGCTCGGACTGTTCAAGCATCCGTATGTCGACAACAAGCTCGCAGGCGAATTCATGCTGCATGAAGAGCATGTCGCGACGGCGCGCGAAATGGCGCGTCAGTCGGTCGTATTGCTGAAAAACGAAAACGGCACGCTGCCGCTTCAGCCAAGCCTGAAGAAGCTGGCCGTCATCGGTCCGCTTGCGGATCACGGCGAAGCGCAGCTCGGCTGCTGGCGCGGACAAGGCAGACCCGAGGATACCGTCTCGTTATTGTCGGGCATCCAAGCGCTTGCGCATGAGCGTAAAGCGGAGGTCCTCTATGTGCCAGGATCCGGCGTGCTGGACGGAACGGACGAAGCGCTTGAGCAAGCCATTCAAGCGGCGAAGGCCAGCGATGTCGCCGTGCTCGTGCTGGGCGAGAATGCGGACATGAGCGGCGAGAACAACAGCCGCGTGTCGCTGGAGCTGCCTGCGGCGCAGCAGCGTCTGCTGGAAGCGGTCCACGCAACCGGCGTTCCGGTTGTGCTGGTCGTCGTCAACGGCCGGCCGCTGACGCTGGAGTGGGCGGATGCGCATATTCCGGCGATCGTGAACGGCTGGCAGCTTGGCATCCAGGCAGGTCCGGCAATCGCCGACATTCTGTTTGGCGCAGCGAACCCGAGCGGCAAGCTGACGGTCACGTTCCCGCGCCATACGGGACAAGTGCCGATTTCCTACAACATGAAGAAAACCGGCCGGCCGCATATGCGCCGCTATGTCGACAGCGACATTGCGCCGCTGTATGCGTTCGGCCACGGTCTGAGCTACACGAGCTTCGGTTACGAGGAGCTTCGGATCGAGCAAGCCGAGGCGAAGCTAGGCGAAACGGTGACCGTTTCCGCGAAGGTGACGAACACCGGCGATCGCGACGGCGTCGAAATCGTGCAGCTGTACATTTGCGACGAGGCGGCGAGCGTGACGAGACCGGTGAAGGAGCTGAAAGGCTTCAGCCGCATCCCGCTCAAAGCGGGCGAAAGCGCGACCGTATCGTTCACGCTGTCCGAAGAGCAGCTCGGTTTTATTAACCAAGCGCATAAGTTCGTCGTGGAGCCGGGCATATTCAAGGTCTGGATTGGCCCAAGCAGCGCCGAAGGACTGGAAGGCAGCTTCGAAATCATTGAATAA
- a CDS encoding sugar phosphate isomerase/epimerase family protein — translation MITSKGFSTGLYGYQVEYWKNSQDPNLDEILRTVAEAGMNAVELDPTPDMLELANKHGLAISGAYVGLQLHEPFETLNIEETVVPVAKRVAAAGGTDLVINADPKGGWNEPQPKTEEEFKQIGDNLSRIASAVSGLGLKVSLHNHASDKHNADGDLRAVIDYASKEVGLCVDTGWAHVAGLDPVELLRAYPDRIYAFHFRNQFGRVPSEDLTVGEIDMKQVMQAASDIGYNGWLTFELLHEEGTGAKGTLAEATASSVAFLKSFI, via the coding sequence ATGATTACGAGCAAAGGGTTTTCCACGGGCCTTTACGGCTACCAAGTTGAATATTGGAAAAACAGCCAAGATCCGAACCTCGACGAAATTCTCCGCACCGTTGCCGAAGCCGGCATGAATGCGGTCGAGCTCGACCCGACTCCGGACATGCTGGAGCTTGCGAACAAGCACGGCTTGGCGATTTCCGGCGCCTACGTCGGCCTGCAGCTGCATGAGCCGTTCGAGACGCTGAACATCGAAGAGACCGTCGTACCTGTAGCGAAGCGTGTTGCCGCAGCCGGCGGTACCGATCTGGTTATCAACGCCGACCCTAAGGGCGGCTGGAATGAGCCGCAGCCGAAGACGGAAGAAGAGTTCAAGCAAATCGGCGACAACCTGTCCCGCATTGCGTCTGCCGTCAGCGGCCTTGGCCTGAAAGTAAGCCTGCACAATCACGCGTCCGATAAGCATAATGCGGACGGCGATTTGCGCGCGGTTATCGACTATGCAAGCAAGGAAGTCGGCCTCTGCGTCGACACGGGCTGGGCGCATGTTGCCGGCTTGGATCCTGTAGAATTGCTTCGCGCCTATCCGGACCGGATTTACGCGTTCCATTTCCGCAATCAATTCGGACGCGTTCCGAGCGAAGATTTGACTGTCGGCGAAATCGACATGAAGCAAGTTATGCAAGCGGCATCCGATATCGGCTATAATGGCTGGCTTACATTCGAGCTGCTGCATGAAGAAGGCACGGGCGCTAAGGGCACGCTGGCTGAAGCTACGGCTAGCTCCGTTGCGTTCTTGAAGTCCTTTATCTAA
- a CDS encoding Gfo/Idh/MocA family protein: MRFYLIGAGVINRTHAEAINKIEGEQDIVIKVADPNPAALSAFADLFPNAVTYTDAKEMLNEEPKEDDIVIVGTPPFTHFPLSKMGLESGRHTLCEKPLVMNREEAEALLEIAKANNRLLGCCSVRFLDVPKTEEVKNILNSGDLGEVYKISFVFRGQRGRPGVEWQPQSRWFLDKSKAAGGIVMDWGPYDFTILNDLLQPESIEVAAAWTAKPETEADPTDVVYDIEGAVGAMLKYQQANGKSVWVQYERASCTHGEPYFTVEIEGTKGAVKWSPYFETDQVLVKSDKNGEVVTKEQTIAYPGPIGYMDHPVHFFYKEVKGQESPAIVNEQAVFNFSVLDAIYESAKNEKPVVLRRK, translated from the coding sequence ATGAGATTTTATTTGATCGGTGCAGGTGTCATCAACCGCACGCACGCAGAAGCGATAAACAAAATCGAAGGCGAGCAAGATATCGTCATTAAAGTAGCGGATCCGAACCCGGCTGCGCTTTCCGCGTTCGCGGATCTATTTCCGAATGCCGTAACGTACACGGACGCGAAAGAAATGCTGAACGAAGAGCCGAAGGAAGACGACATCGTTATCGTCGGCACGCCTCCGTTCACGCACTTCCCTTTGTCCAAAATGGGACTGGAATCCGGTCGCCACACGCTATGCGAGAAGCCGCTTGTCATGAACCGCGAAGAGGCGGAAGCGCTGCTTGAAATCGCGAAAGCGAATAACCGTTTGCTCGGCTGCTGCAGCGTTCGTTTCCTGGACGTGCCGAAGACCGAAGAAGTGAAGAACATTTTGAACTCCGGCGATCTGGGCGAAGTGTACAAAATTTCGTTCGTGTTCCGCGGACAACGCGGTCGTCCGGGGGTGGAATGGCAGCCGCAAAGCCGCTGGTTCCTGGACAAGTCCAAGGCGGCAGGCGGTATCGTGATGGACTGGGGTCCGTACGACTTCACGATTTTGAACGATCTGCTTCAGCCTGAGAGCATCGAGGTTGCCGCTGCATGGACAGCGAAGCCAGAAACGGAAGCTGACCCGACGGATGTTGTTTACGACATCGAGGGCGCTGTCGGCGCTATGCTGAAATACCAGCAAGCAAACGGCAAGTCGGTATGGGTTCAATACGAGCGCGCGTCCTGCACGCACGGCGAGCCGTACTTCACGGTTGAGATCGAGGGCACGAAAGGCGCCGTGAAGTGGTCGCCGTATTTTGAAACCGATCAAGTATTGGTTAAATCCGATAAGAACGGCGAAGTGGTTACGAAAGAGCAAACGATCGCATACCCAGGCCCGATCGGCTACATGGATCACCCGGTTCATTTCTTCTATAAAGAAGTGAAAGGCCAAGAGTCCCCGGCGATCGTAAACGAGCAAGCCGTATTCAACTTCTCCGTCCTTGACGCGATCTATGAAAGCGCGAAGAACGAGAAGCCAGTCGTGCTTAGGAGGAAATAA